In one window of Candidatus Thermoplasmatota archaeon DNA:
- the pyrG gene encoding CTP synthase (glutamine hydrolyzing) — protein sequence MKYVVVTGGVLSGLGKGITTSSIGRLLKARGLKVTAVKIDPYVNVDAGTMNPFEHGEVFVLDDGGEVDQDLGNYERFLNVSTSRENNLTTGKVFKTVIDRERRGDYLGKTVQVIPHITTEIKEHVKRVASASGADVCLVEAGGTVGDIESAPFLEALRQLQLDEGRRSVAFVHTTLIPIMGAVGEQKTKPTQHSVMELRRVGIDPDMLVCRSTEVLEPKTKQKLALFCNVPVEAVISAPDARSIYEVPLLLEEQGVADWLVDRLGLRTHGRNLREWRAFVENIVQPHRGVVRIAVVGKYTDLHDSYVSIREAFVHAGAEASCKVEVKWVDSEALEGDVPTDEVFADVHGILVPGGFGPRGSEGKIRAVRHARERKVPYLGICFGFQLAVVEYARHVLGLADANSTELNPKTTAPVIDLLPGHTADEAKGATMRLGASEVRIADGTKARDLYGAPVVHERHRHRWEVNPSYISKIEHAGLRFSGRDPTGDLMEIAELPGHPYFVGTQFHPEFKSRPRHPAPVFRGLVAAALARRDGA from the coding sequence ATGAAGTACGTGGTCGTCACGGGCGGCGTCCTGTCCGGACTCGGGAAAGGCATCACCACCTCCTCGATCGGACGTCTTCTCAAGGCCCGTGGCCTCAAGGTGACCGCGGTCAAGATCGATCCCTACGTCAACGTCGACGCCGGGACGATGAACCCGTTCGAGCACGGCGAGGTGTTCGTGCTGGACGACGGCGGCGAGGTCGACCAGGACCTCGGAAACTACGAGCGTTTCCTGAACGTCTCGACCTCGCGCGAGAACAATCTCACCACCGGCAAGGTGTTCAAGACCGTCATCGACCGCGAGCGCCGCGGCGACTACCTCGGGAAGACCGTGCAGGTCATCCCGCACATCACGACCGAGATCAAGGAGCACGTGAAGCGCGTCGCCTCCGCCTCCGGCGCGGACGTGTGCCTCGTCGAGGCCGGCGGCACGGTCGGCGACATCGAATCCGCGCCCTTCCTCGAAGCGCTCCGTCAGCTCCAGCTCGACGAGGGCCGCCGCTCGGTCGCGTTCGTCCACACGACGCTCATCCCCATCATGGGCGCGGTCGGCGAGCAGAAGACGAAGCCCACGCAGCACAGCGTCATGGAGCTCAGGCGCGTCGGCATCGACCCCGACATGCTCGTCTGCCGCTCGACGGAAGTTCTCGAGCCGAAGACCAAGCAGAAGCTCGCGCTCTTCTGCAACGTGCCGGTCGAGGCCGTCATCAGCGCCCCCGACGCGCGGAGCATCTACGAGGTTCCGCTCCTCCTCGAGGAGCAGGGCGTCGCCGACTGGCTCGTCGACCGCCTCGGCCTCCGCACGCACGGCCGGAACCTGCGCGAGTGGCGCGCGTTCGTCGAGAACATCGTGCAGCCCCACCGCGGCGTGGTGCGCATCGCGGTCGTCGGCAAGTACACGGACCTCCACGATTCGTACGTGAGCATCCGCGAGGCCTTCGTGCACGCGGGCGCCGAGGCGAGCTGCAAGGTCGAGGTCAAGTGGGTCGACTCCGAGGCGCTCGAGGGGGACGTCCCGACGGACGAGGTGTTCGCGGACGTGCACGGCATCCTCGTGCCCGGCGGCTTCGGCCCGCGCGGGTCGGAAGGCAAGATCCGGGCCGTGCGGCACGCGCGCGAGCGCAAGGTCCCGTATCTCGGCATCTGCTTCGGCTTCCAGCTCGCGGTCGTCGAGTACGCGCGTCACGTGCTCGGTCTTGCGGACGCGAACTCGACGGAGCTCAATCCGAAGACCACCGCGCCCGTCATCGATCTCCTTCCCGGCCACACCGCGGACGAGGCCAAGGGCGCGACGATGCGGCTCGGGGCGAGCGAGGTCCGCATCGCGGACGGCACGAAGGCGCGCGATCTCTACGGCGCGCCCGTCGTCCACGAGCGCCATCGCCACCGCTGGGAGGTGAACCCGAGCTACATCTCGAAGATCGAGCACGCGGGTCTCCGCTTCTCGGGCCGCGACCCCACGGGCGACCTCATGGAGATCGCGGAGCTGCCCGGCCACCCGTACTTCGTGGGCACGCAGTTCCACCCCGAGTTCAAGAGCCGGCCCCGCCACCCCGCGCCCGTCTTCCGCGGCCTCGTCGCCGCGGCGCTCGCGCGGC